The segment TTAAATCCTATTATGGTTGCTTTGGCAGCACAATGCAGTTTTGTGGCACGTGGCATTGATATAGATGCTGTGGGGTTGCCAGATATTATGATAAAAGCAGCGAAGCATCAGGGCACAAGCTTTATTGAAATCTATCAAAATTGCCATGTTTTTAATGATGGTGCTTTTGATAGTATCAGAGACAAAGGTGCAAGAGACGCAAATACCATCACCTTAATACCAGGCCAGCCCTTATTATTTGGCAAAGATAGTAAACGTGGATTAATTGTGCACCCACATGGCATAGAAGTGAAAGAAATTGAATCTCAACAAGATTTAGAAAGTATTACAGTGTATGAGTCCAATTTGGCTATGGCGGTGCAATTAGCGTCAATCAAAGATCCCAATGTCCCTGTCCCCATCGGCATTTTTTATCAAGAAGAAAGACCTACTTTCGATGGTCAAATACAAAATCATATTGATAAAGCAAAACAAGACAAAAAAATATCGTTAGAAGAGGTATTAAATCACGGTCATACTTGGGAAATTTAAATAGCCTTCGTAATTGAATGAACCTTGTATAGAGCCATTGTAGGGGACGACCATTGTGTCGTCCCGAATCTGAACTGGAAATTTGGGACGACACAATGGTCGTCCCCTACAATAAGAATTATTTTAATTCGCTAAACATTATAAATCCGACAGGTCACTTCATTCCCTTGATTATTATAATCCACTTCATCAAAAGCATATTGCCTAGCAATCATAATACCTCGACCATTGTAGTTGAGCGTATTGTGATGAGATAAAAAATCTTTCCAATTAAAGCCTTTTCCATTATCTTTAATAAAGATAGTGATGGCATCAAGTGTTTTTTCAAAAATAACCTTAACTTTTTTGTTACGATTTTCAGTTAAAAAGAGTTTTTCATGTACCGTGTTGAGCCACTTGTTCTTCGTGAGTATGTTTTTTTTCTCTTCATAAGTA is part of the Candidatus Berkiella cookevillensis genome and harbors:
- a CDS encoding 2-oxoacid:ferredoxin oxidoreductase subunit beta, producing the protein MQNEKKLHLQKPMLNPQDFASNQEVRWCPGCGDYAILKAVQRVLSQLDTPKENFVFVSGIGCASRFPYYLSTYGFHTIHGRAPCIATGIKLAKPELQVWLVTGDGDGLSIGANHLIHLMRRNVNVKVLLFNNQIYGLTKGQYSPTSEVGLKTKSSPFGAIESPLNPIMVALAAQCSFVARGIDIDAVGLPDIMIKAAKHQGTSFIEIYQNCHVFNDGAFDSIRDKGARDANTITLIPGQPLLFGKDSKRGLIVHPHGIEVKEIESQQDLESITVYESNLAMAVQLASIKDPNVPVPIGIFYQEERPTFDGQIQNHIDKAKQDKKISLEEVLNHGHTWEI
- a CDS encoding ATP-binding protein, encoding MIHLQKSSLQEKDLSQYEQLIPIYEAISKGIIQLKYFSFQTFEEGRNTAQFISNLCPNPLKAEAGLNELFMNAIEHGNLGITYEEKKNILTKNKWLNTVHEKLFLTENRNKKVKVIFEKTLDAITIFIKDNGKGFNWKDFLSHHNTLNYNGRGIMIARQYAFDEVDYNNQGNEVTCRIYNV